One genomic segment of Fundulus heteroclitus isolate FHET01 chromosome 10, MU-UCD_Fhet_4.1, whole genome shotgun sequence includes these proteins:
- the cbx7b gene encoding chromobox protein homolog 7, which translates to MELSAIGEQVFAVESILKKRLRKGNVEYLLKWKGWPPKYSTWEPEEHILDRRLVQAFEDKEERDRVIGHRRKGAKSKRLLLQDTVYTMDLRSAHKIPAKPPPRLRLSLTRSLVADEEDDETYVPCGAGSRIQPAHRKSKHRGPQSRCLNGTPPSPSREDWEEEEEENSPEESEQRDEEEEQEEAQMEGAEMREGVFNGHRDTDNWSTAAGANAAAASEGSWRPIIGPGEVTVTDVTLNSLTVTFRESRVAKGFFRDWGLEV; encoded by the exons ATGGAGCTCTCTGCCATTGGAGAGCAAGTGTTCGCCGTGGAATCGATTCTGAAGAAGAGACTTAGAAAG GGTAATGTGGAGTACCTGCTGAAGTGGAAAGGGTGGCCTCCAAA GTATAGCACCTGGGAACCTGAGGAGCACATTCTGGACCGGCGCTTGGTGCAGGCCTTCGAGGACAA agaagagagagacagagtcATTGGCCACAGGAGGAAAGGAGCCAAGTCAAAGAGACTTCTCCTGCAG gaCACCGTTTACACCATGGATCTCCGCAGCGCTCACAAGATTCCCGCCAAGCCCCCTCCTCGCCTTCGCCTCTCTCTGACTCGGTCGTTGGTTGCTGACGAGGAGGACGATGAGACGTACGTTCCTTGCGGCGCCGGCTCTCGGATACAACCGGCACATCGAAAAAGCAAGCACAGGGGGCCACAGAGCAGATGCCTTAACGGAACCCCCCCGAGTCCTTCACGAGAGGactgggaagaggaggaagaggagaacaGTCCAGAGGAGAGTGAACAGagagatgaggaagaggagcaagaAGAGGCCCAAATGGAAGGGGCTGAGATGAGAGAAGGTGTTTTTAACG GACACAGGGATACAGATAACTGGAGTACCGCTGCTGGAGCCAACGCTGCCGCCGCATCAGAAGGATCGTGGCGACCCATCATCGGCCCAGGAGAGGTGACGGTCACAGACGTCACCCTCAACTCCCTCACGGTGACCTTCAGAGAGTCAAGAGTGGCCAAAGGCTTCTTCAGAGACTGGGGTCTGGAGGTGTGA
- the josd1 gene encoding josephin-1 isoform X1, which yields MGSTRYPAGEWREKGRGGLQELGCMPWKVSKQKAGGGGGGGEVAVGAEERRCKDPRDGQPQQDLSSSSSSLSPPAPQQTSPTTPAIYHEKQRRELCALHALNNVFQDGTAFSRDTLQEIYQRLCPSTMVTPHKKSMLGNGNYDVNVIMAALQTRGFEAVWWDKRRDVGRIELSNVEGFILNVPSNLRWGPLRLPLKRQHWIGVREVGGVYYNLDSKLRNPQPIGSPDELRKFLCQQLRGKNCELLLVVSEEVEAHQTWRSDG from the exons atggggagtaCTCGATATCCAGCCGGTGAGTGGAGGGAGAAGGGCCGAGGTGGACTGCAGGAGCTGGGCTGCATGCCCTGGAAGGTCAGCAAGCAGAAGGCggggggtggaggaggaggaggggaggtggcTGTGGGAGCAGAGGAGAGGAGGTGCAAGGATCCGAGGGACGGTCAGCCTCAGCAGGATCTctcgtcctcctcttcctccctcagccCGCCGGCTCCGCAGCAGACGTCTCCAACGACTCCGGCCATATATCACGAGAAGCAGCGGCGGGAGCTGTGCGCTTTGCACGCGCTCAATAACGTCTTCCAGGACGGGACAGCCTTCAGTCGGGACACTTTGCAGGAGATATACCAAAG GCTTTGTCCGAGCACCATGGTTACGCCTCACAAAAAGAGCATGCTGGGAAATGGGAACTATGATGTAAATGTCATCATGGCAGCCCTGCAGACCCGAGGGTTCGAGGCCGTTTGGTGGGATAAAAGAAG GGACGTAGGCAGAATTGAGCTGTCCAACGTGGAGGGCTTCATCCTAAACGTACCGTCCAATCTGCGCTGGGGTCCCCTCCGGTTGCCACTCAAACGCCAGCACTGGATTGGAGTCAGGGAGGTGGGCGGAGTCTATTACAACTTAGACTCTAAGCTACGCAACCCTCAGCCTATTGGCAGTCCTGACGAGCTCAG GAAGTTTCTCTGTCAGCAGCTACGAGGGAAGAACTGTGAACTCCTGCTGGTTGTCTCAGAAGAGGTGGAGGCGCACCAAACATGGCGCTCCGATGGCTAA
- the josd1 gene encoding josephin-1 isoform X2, which translates to MGSTRYPAGEWREKGRGGLQELGCMPWKVSKQKAGGGGGGGEVAVGAEERRCKDPRDGQPQQDLSSSSSSLSPPAPQQTSPTTPAIYHEKQRRELCALHALNNVFQDGTAFSRDTLQEIYQRDVGRIELSNVEGFILNVPSNLRWGPLRLPLKRQHWIGVREVGGVYYNLDSKLRNPQPIGSPDELRKFLCQQLRGKNCELLLVVSEEVEAHQTWRSDG; encoded by the exons atggggagtaCTCGATATCCAGCCGGTGAGTGGAGGGAGAAGGGCCGAGGTGGACTGCAGGAGCTGGGCTGCATGCCCTGGAAGGTCAGCAAGCAGAAGGCggggggtggaggaggaggaggggaggtggcTGTGGGAGCAGAGGAGAGGAGGTGCAAGGATCCGAGGGACGGTCAGCCTCAGCAGGATCTctcgtcctcctcttcctccctcagccCGCCGGCTCCGCAGCAGACGTCTCCAACGACTCCGGCCATATATCACGAGAAGCAGCGGCGGGAGCTGTGCGCTTTGCACGCGCTCAATAACGTCTTCCAGGACGGGACAGCCTTCAGTCGGGACACTTTGCAGGAGATATACCAAAG GGACGTAGGCAGAATTGAGCTGTCCAACGTGGAGGGCTTCATCCTAAACGTACCGTCCAATCTGCGCTGGGGTCCCCTCCGGTTGCCACTCAAACGCCAGCACTGGATTGGAGTCAGGGAGGTGGGCGGAGTCTATTACAACTTAGACTCTAAGCTACGCAACCCTCAGCCTATTGGCAGTCCTGACGAGCTCAG GAAGTTTCTCTGTCAGCAGCTACGAGGGAAGAACTGTGAACTCCTGCTGGTTGTCTCAGAAGAGGTGGAGGCGCACCAAACATGGCGCTCCGATGGCTAA
- the LOC105930840 gene encoding GTPase IMAP family member 4 encodes MECQCENNAQDASTGWFQSGSNVQMGTFAVVGYLLYRFSQTLPALIRWPIRFFCYITGLSALWGWVSRLIGTLRVIKNLVKWLSRTWRFLVAFSSKFQWTVPIIRAITGSYDTTEKLDLRLIVLGPSGGGRTSIADTLLGGNKTRASTDPIKQSTKRTAVVDGREITVIEPPDILGTSLGNTSRAREALRSLQLSSPGPHAFLLVIRAPGSGMSVDQDPTQAIQGTLELFGEGVTGYIIPVLTHADRLGRRRTVDQLLEADSGELKRALSLCGQRPELVDNRPDLPPEAQTDLCRNLVDRVMEIKTFRGHFVHEVHRREDYLRERLLDDMSSALAKKLGHM; translated from the exons ATGGAGTGTCAGTGTGAAAACAACGCTCAGGATGCCTCTACTG GGTGGTTCCAGAGCGGCAGCAATGTCCAGATGGGGACTTTCGCTGTGGTGGGCTATCTTCTCTACAGATTTTCACAAA CTCTCCCAGCCCTGATCCGATGGCCGATCCGTTTCTTCTGCTACATAACTg GTCTGTCAGCTCTGTGGGGCTGGGTGAGCCGCCTGATTGGAACCCTCCGTG TAATCAAGAACCTGGTAAAATGGCTTTCCCGAACGTGGCGTTTTCTAGTTG CATTTTCCTCCAAGTTCCAGTGGACGGTTCCCATCATCAGAGCTATTACAG GATCCTATGACACCACAGAGAAGTTGGATTTGAGGCTGATCGTCCTGGGGCCCAGCGGAGGAGGAAGAACCTCCATAGCAGATACTTTGTTAGGCGGCAACAAGACAAGAGCATCCACGGATCCTATAAAGCAGAGCACCAAGCGGACTGCAGTTGTGGACGGTAGAGAGATAACAGTGATTGAACCCCCAGATATTTTAGGGACATCTCTGGGGAACACCAGTCGGGCCAGGGAGGCCTTAAGGAGTCTGCAGCTCAGCAGTCCTGGTCCACATGCCTTTCTGCTGGTGATCCGAGCTCCAGGCTCCGGCATGTCAGTCGACCAGGACCCCACCCAAGCTATTCAAGGCACCCTTGAGCTGTTTGGAGAGGGAGTCACGGGATACATCATTCCAGTGCTCACTCATGCAGACAGGCTGGGACGAAGACGCACTGTGGATCAGCTGCTGGAGGCGGATTCGGGGGAGCTGAAACGAGCTTTGTCTCTATGTGGTCAGAGACCAGAGCTTGTGGACAACAGGCCTGACCTTCCGCCTGAAGCACAGACTGATTTGTGCAGAAATTTGGTGGATCGTGTGATGGAGATTAAGACTTTTAGGGGGCATTTTGTTCATGAGGTGCACAGGAGGGAGGACTACCTGAGGGAGAGGCTGCTGGATGACATGTCCTCGGCACTGGCTAAAAAACTGGGCCATATGTAA